The genomic window ctcctcgtcatgtctgtgatctcatccgggactccgaacaacattcggtcaccaaatcacattaCTCATAATACAAAAttgtcatcaaacgttaagcgtgcggaccctacgcgttcgaaaactatgtagacatgaccgagacacctctccggtcagtaaccaacagtggaacctggatgctcatattggttcccacatattctacgaagatctttatcggtcgtaccgtaatgacaacatacgttattccctttgtcatcggtatgttacttgcctgagattcgatcatcggtatcttcatacctagttcaatctcgttaccggcaagtctctttactcgttccgtaatacatcaccccgtaactaactcattagtcacatttcttgcaaggcttattatgatgtgtattgccgagagggcccagagatacctctctgatactcggagtgacaaatcctaatcttgatctatgccaacccaacaaacaccttcggagatacctgtagagcatctttataatcacccagttacgttgtgacgtttgatagcacacaaggtattcctccggtatctgggagttgcataatcttatagtcaaaagaatatgtatatgacatgaagaaagcaatagcaataaaactgaacaatCAATATGCTAAGGTAACAaatggatcttgtccatcacatcattctcctaatgatgtgatcttgttcatcaaatgacaacacatatctatggttaggaaacttaaccatctttgattaatgagctagtctagtagaggcttactagggacacggtgttttgtctatctatccacacatgtatcaagtttccggttaatacaattctagcatgaataataaaaatttatcatgatataaggaaatataaaataacaactttattattgcctctagggcatatttacttcacGTTGTCCTTATGGTGTCAAAAGATGATTGTTTTGTATATGGTTGTTGTTCCAGCTTGTCAATCGTTGTTTTGATCGCTTCGGAGTTTTTTTCGCGCTTAGGCATCGCTTCTATCTTATGACTTTGCTATATGCCGACGTGTTTATTTGTCTGCATGTATGTGCGTGCATGTGTCCGAGCgcgtgcgcgcgcgcgtgtgCAGGCGTGGAACCAGGCCCCACACAGTCCTGGGGACTGGCCGGCTGACCCTTCATTGGTTATAGGTACAGCGACTGTGTATGGCGCTATGCATACACTATTTGCTTGGGGCGTGACACCAATCTGGCGCCGTTACTTGTTGTGTTCATTCTGGCTATGCGATGGCCGAGCGTGTATTCATTGTGTTTGTATCCAACTGATGCTTCATTTTAGTCAATAAAACTTTGTAAAAAAATCATTGATGCAATTACCGAACCGTCTCCGTATGGCAATATGTTTTGCCTACATGTTTCTCCCTTGCAACTGCCTCCATCTTTCAATTGCGTGAAACTTCTGCCTCATGTCCTTGCCTCCTTGGTCTCTATTTCTCAAGTTTGAGTCTAGCTTTTCCTTGGACCTAAATCAAGGTTCTCATACTGTCAACATTCTTTTCGATTTGGGAACGCAGTGTCAAACTTTGATTGGCCCAAAAGATAAGATGTAGTTGTTGATTGTTGTCGTCCAAACAAAATGCACCTATTGCCATAATTTGGGGCTTATTAATGGTTTCAGAAGTACATATGAAACAAGATATGGTACATAAATATCAGGTTTATGTCAACACTATGATTTTGCACAATATTCATATAACATTTATTCATTGACGCTATTGTGATTAAAACATAAGTTTGGGCTTTCAGGTCCCATGAAAGCATTATCACCACTCTTATAGGTCCACACTGAAGTCTATCACAACAAAACACAAAGTAAAACAACATGTCGACATTACAATAACCATCGGTCCAACAATTTTATGTTTTATGCCACAAGCACACCCACACACAcataataataatgttcatgtgCCTCCATCGATTGCTCTCATGGTGAGCCTGGCCACTCCGTCCATGGAGGGCTGCTTCCAGGAGGAGGAACGTTGATGACTTGGGTTGGTTCAAGATCTAGAGGAGGAGGAGCGACCAGATTATTGTTTGCCTGGGAGTGGGAACTCTGCCCAGTCAAACAGGAAAGGGAGTTCACCATGCTCATGAGATCCTCTTCGTCCACCACATTCACGATCTCGTTGTCGCTCAATAAGTTTTCTCGTAGCTGCTCAAGTGTCATTGTCTCCGATGATAGGTTGCTGTTACTCGGCAACAAGGTATGGCTGCCATTCAAGTCATACATCTCACGCAATGATGAGTAATCAGCACTGGGAGATAAGTTCCATGAACTGATGTGATTGTCGAAGCGGTTTCCAGAGTTACTATACATGATACCGGCATTAGAGTTGGACATGGAGGTAGGTTGTGACCCGAGAGGCGTGCCCAAAAAGTATTTCCAGTTAAGCATGTCCTCCTTCAGTGGAGCTCGCTGCCCTGAAGTACACAACTGGTCAGATTAGTTATCCGCTACTACTAATTACTCAACTCTCGTGCATTACTAATTACTCAAATCTTGTGCATAGTCAGCGATGTATCTATAAAGCAAACTTTCTGAAAGTCTTACTTCTGAAGTTTACCTGAGCTTTGAAAGTGTACACCTTGCAGGGCTCCAGAATCATTTAGCCCTAATGTCATTGTTCCAGTTGGCATCGGTTGAAGTGGCAATGACTGCCGAGTTTGTCCAGTCTCAAACAGGTTGTCATAATTGCTACGATATGAATTTTCGGTGCTCTGACTTAATAAATATAGACGTTGGTCTTTGTGGAGGAGATTCTCAAtgtgcttgtccattatccctgGGCCACACTGTAGAACATGCCTACTGAAAGCAGTAAAAGGAAAAAAATCTTCACCAACCAATATAATGCAAATGTATAGAAATTGAAACCAAGCTAGTTTATTCAGATATGTACATGTAGTAGTGTGCAGATAACATCAAACGCCATGTTATGTAAAGAACATTAATTCGTTCCAACTCTGAGGTAGACCCCGCAAAATAAAATAATCTATTAGAATTAAATTGGAATTATCACTACATTTTAGCCGTAGACCTGAGAGTATataagcccccccccccaaaaaaaaaacCCAGACACACGCGCGTGCACACTTTAAATGGAACCCCTTCGACCCTTCCAACATTTTTGTAAATGCTAAAGGGAATAGTGAAAGAAATGTATCTAGAGCTTGGTCATCCAAAGGATATTTTAACGTAATTGTTGGGACAATAACATTTAGTTTGTTTAGGGTCTATATATACACTATAGTTTTTTGTTTTCTTAGCGCATTAGTTATGTCAGTGCATAAGTATCTGAAATCTATTTTGTATATTGTCTATCCAATCAATATGAAATACTAAAATATGAACTGATATATTGAGGATACTAATTGTTTGTGTGTGATTATTTCAATTTACCTACTAGATATGTTAAATATATGTTTTCTTATGGAGATATGTTAAATATATGTTTAATTGTCATTAGCACTATGCAATTTAGAATGCAACAGAGAACGAGAATAAGAGGTGGGAAATACGCCCCTCCCCCCACGGTCTGACCCACAGAATAGCTTGGAGAAGCCAGCACGATAGTGGTGGAAGCGAGGTCTTCCTCTCATGTCATGACGCGGTAGACGATGGAGGGCGACAATTCTCACCCAATGGAGGGTGAAGGAATTGTACCCACACTTCGGAGCGAGAACTCCATAAGGCGGACCGTGATGGTTCTAAGAGGTGGAGCTACTGATTTTTCTATTGTTGGAGTGTTTCACGTGATGAAACAGAATTAAGGTCGCCGGCTAGGCTGACGTGATGCTTTTAGTTAGATTTGCATGGATGTTGGGGTGGTGCTGGCTTGGATCGCGGTGTGTTGCTCGTGGATGTATTAGTCGGTGACAGATAGATTAGACTACGAGGCAAGCGTGGCATGCGCAATGTGGTGCGCTCGGTGGATATCAAGGCATCCATTCCAGATGGAGTTGAAGGATAGGTACATAGGGCATGGCGATTGAGTAGGTATCGAGATGATTGGAAGCCCCCGGGATGAGTTGGTCTTTAGAGTGTACGGGGTTCTACGCAATGCAGAGTTCTAGAGGCACACATTCACCGCGGGCAAAGTCCTAAACCCACTTCTCCCATGGTGGGTTTGGTTTCTCTTTCCGTTCGTTGGTGATGGCATAGAGTGGCATGGTGTGGTGGGGCATGATGTTTTGTTGTCCGTGCTTCCTAAAGGCATATCGGAGTCTTCATCTCCACCCTTGGGTAAGCTCGCCAGATTTGGCTCGCTTGTTGGATGGTGCGAGGATGGCATGACATGGTGGGAAACTTTTTTGTCGGCATACATTAGTGTGTCATTGTGCTTGGTGGAGCGCGAGCGGTGGGCGTGTGTGATTTGTATCTAGCTTTAGCCTGGTTTCCTAATTAATTATATAATTTCATAATTATTATTGAACACACAATGCTTCCACTGAGTTAGCTCGGAAAAAGGAGATTTTCCAAGTGTGGTGTGTAAAATCATTCATTATTGCTTTGGTAATGATCATTTCATCCTAATTATACATATATTATATATTACCTGTGCGTACTTGCTTGTCCACCAGTAAAATCCGTAGTTGCAAGCCACCTGGTGCTCCTGCGTGGCTGTGGATTGGTTTCTATGAAAAATTGTGGCACCGCGGACACCTAATTGGACAGGTAACATATAACTAGTAAAACCAATAAAATAATAACTAGTAACAGTTGAGAATTAAATAGTACTTCCTCCATTccagtgtcaaaaacgttcttatattttgggacagagggagtagtgtGCAATGGTACAACAATAGAGAACGGACATCTACTTTGGTTACCATTACAGTTTGTTCATTATTATGTTCTGACAAATGTTATATAGTATTAAATGCATCACATGCTTCAACTTACTTTATGGGACCAAAGCAATTTGCACATATTAACAGGATAATTTTAAGAATATGCGACACACACCCTTTCACTTACCATAATATCCAGCATCCCGGGTAAATCTTTGGGACAAGTTATTCTCAAGGCACATATGTCTGAACATTTTATCTCTATCTTGCTCTTCAGACCTTCATGGAGTATTTCCCATGCCAATTTATTCTTGGAAATATAAAATTTTGCAACAATATCTCCTTCATATATTGATTTCCACTATCAATGTATAAAAGTAGTCTTAGCACTCAGCCAATATTCAAGGACATATTTTACTAGTGTAATAAAACTACAATATCATAAGTTTTTGTCATCTTTACTTTAGTAAATCCAATTCAAAGACGATATTGCCTCACAATTGTTTAAAAATATTAGTAATAACTCATAGCAACAGAAACAAAGTTTGAAAATAAAGTAAACAAGTGTAACAATGGTTGTGTGCATTTGAAGTAGAAGTCGACGGCTATCCTATTTTTTCAGAAAAAGATAAAGAAATATTATATCTACATTTAATACCAAACTAAGAGCAAAACTTAGGTGTTTCACCTAGTGTACATTAGACAAAAATTACATGAGTCAAAGCAAAATTACCTCCCAGTCCCCAATTCTAAGAGAGGAAGCTTGAAAATTGGAAGCCTGCAACTTTTGTGAACGGGGCTTCCTTCCTTGTATTGCAGTAGATATTGTTTGTACGTCACATGTTGTTTGCTTTCCTTTTCCTTTGGAGGTTAATGTGAGCTTCTTTTGTATAAGCTCCAAAAGAGCAGGTGTTTTCGTTAACTTTAAACCTAATGGCCCACGTCCACGAATGGGTTGCCAAGAGAAGAGCTCATTTACCACATCATAACCTTCATTTGACTGTTGTGGTGAATTGTAAAAGAAAGTGTTACAAAGAGGCAATACAAATATAATTGTGTCACAGAGATACAATACAATAAAAAAATAAATTTACTTTAACTTGTTATTTCCCACTTGCGCATCAATAGTAAACAACGAACAATTTACTAGGAAACGTAATATTATACAGACAACAAAAATATATTTACTTTCCCACAAACAAGGTTGTTAGAATCCCAATTCGATCGTGAGATTATGTTCCTTCACAATCTAAATCAATCGGAATGGTTCTATAATTCCTATAAGTAGAATCTATTATTTGAATTTTTAGTTGTTGTTATCCAAAGATTTGTGATCTTACTTTAGGATTTCTGATCTGACTCGGAATTGTGATTCGGACAACCTTGCCCCCATATACGAAATACGTAAAATACTACATGACATTAAACTTGGAATAATAGTACATGCTAGGATGGATGAGTTACCGGACATAAATATTTGTTTCAAAACAATTAGATGGAACCACTGGAAGACCCCATTAATTCCCAATGGTTATTCACCACAGCTGTGTTGAACCCCAAGTAAGGCGTCAACTGTAAGAATCATGTCCACTGAAGAAAAGGACATACACAATTTCTACCAAAGTCTCAAATTACTAACAAAAAGCCATGTATTTGCCTTCATATGTGGCATTTACATATGGGGATCAGTTTCAACTGACCTTGCACTAGAAGTTGAGCATTTAACCCAAATTTAAATATCTCATCTCTGATTTTATTTCCGACATTGCAATTTGAAGTATCCTAATACATTGGTATGGAAGTAACTTAACATGTGTTTGACGTATCGAGACAGAAAAAACTAAGTCTCTAATAAGATAAATGTGTAATTTATAGTTATGAATTTCGTATATCATGATATTCTTAGTACAAGCACGTATTGACAAGCTTGTGAGGTCAATAGGACTATAAGTTAGTCTTGGTGATATCCCATGACATGATTATCAAGAGCGTGTTATATATCCGGTAGGTGTTGTTATAGTAAGAAAACCCATTTGATAGTAAAATATATTAGACCCCCAACCCTCGTGTGCTTGCCAAAATATAGTGCATATATATTATCATTATTATTTTCAAAACTCAAAGCTTCTTGAAGTTTGAGAAATTTTAGAAAGAAAAATATCAACAATATTAATACTAAATAAATACAACATACAATTATATTCCACAATGTACCTAAtgatttttattttcttattgtAGAGATATTTCTATCAACAAACTTAGTCAAAGTTGACAACGCGTGATTTTTGCAAAAGTACAGGAACTATATTATGGAACAAAGGATAACTAATTAAGTGCATCTTATCTCTTTCAAATAATTACTTAAATTGTTTAAGAACTTAAAAATGAATATATGAATCATAATTGCTTTAAGATTCTTATTCTTTAAAGAATATTTTAAAACTATAGATTTATTTGTCAGTAGCTTTGTAGGAGATTCACCATTCAGTGAACCACATTTTCCCACTCATTGGACTAGGATCAAGGAATTTTCATGCGTTGTGTGGAAAGGACTACCCCTCGCCCCGACCCAAACCACCAGGCCCTCGAGGCAAAAAGGACTTCAAGAAAACTAAGTTTGCAAGCATTTGCATTCTTGTCAAATTCGTTGTGTTTTATGTATGTTTGTACCTTGAGTTTTCAATCTATATAGCCCCTAAAAGGATTTTCTTAGACAAGGCCAACCACAAATCTTCTATAATAATCTACCTTAAATACACTCCTAAACTCAAAATAATGTTGGTTGAGTGCCTAGAGAGGATAATTATAAACTAAAGGGATATCTTGATGCCAGTTTCATAGTTAGAGAAGCTTACACTCTAAACTGAAAGTGTaattctctctctctttctctgtcCCTCTCTCTCACTTACTTTGAATCATTTGGATGGAATGGTTAAACCTTAACATAAGTGCTACGCTGATGAGTTTATGATTTTTTTTATGGGCACTTACTTCAGTTTTGATAGAACAAAATTAGTCGGGCCTATTTTTGGAGACTATTTACATAATCCCATACTAAGGTCATGTGGACAATAACTGACGAAATCTATTGTCCCACATGTCTATGTATGTGCATTTAATGTTATTTTTCCAAAATGGATGCATGCACTTATCTTTGTTTAGTGTTCAAGGAGGTTCATAATTTATGCTCAAGATACTAAAGTTGTAGAAGGCCACTATGCACCACACCAACCACCTTTCACGCACATAGGACTACCACATCTTATCTGCGTAGAGTAAACCTTGATGAGTAAGTGTTATACTAGATGATATCATGAATATATGATACAGGTACATCAATCCTAGAACTATGTGCAACTAAACATTCAAAACTAAGGATTAAATATAATTAGATAGTAGTGAAGGCCTGAAATATGGTACCTCCTATATTTCAAAAACTAATTTGTTAATTGTGTTACATAATAGAGTTTTTGCGAGGGTGTTAAATAATAGATTGCACTTCAACCGACTCTAACATGCCTGCAcattttttcatatttttttgctATATTGCTATATTAGACAAACTTTGACCGTATAGATATACTTGAAAGAACATTAATAAGCGCTAATCTATTTGGTGTATGTATTTAATGTACAAGGGGGTTCCAAAATTAGTGCTAGTCCTTGCCTAGATCAGTAGAGTGGAGGTACCAAGCCTAGTTTTTGCAAGCCGTTTGTGTTTAGTTTCTAGCCAATCATTTCTACTAACTTGAGAGTAATTTTTCTTCATATTATGTGGAATGGCAGACCTTCTACTCATGCTTGGAAGAATAAGGGATGTTCCCTAAACTTTTTATACTAATGGCTGAAATTGAAGTGTTAGCCATTGAGAAGTTGTGATGTGATTGAGGAGATACGCTAAAAGCACATGAAGCATGTGACAACTGGTGTTTAGTCTAACAAACGACCCTTCTTGATCGAGGAATTGTAGTTCACAAATTTTGTTATTGCAAAGATTCTTCATACCTAAATTGAAGATCTTGTTGTTTAGATGCAATATACATGGTTAACACCACACAAATTCTTTTGCACTGGATTTATGTCATGACATGCAATGTTTGTGTAAATATTGAGATAACAACGAGAGGGAGGGTAATGGAACATGTGAAAAAGCACATAATTTAAACTCGTACTTCCTTAAAATAGATTAAACATAACTATTATGTTCCTCGTGAAAATCTCACCTAAAAACCCTTGAATATCAAAACATGTACACATGATGGAATCAACCTTCTTGCTAGCTATATCTATCATAAATGAT from Triticum urartu cultivar G1812 unplaced genomic scaffold, Tu2.1 TuUngrouped_contig_4477, whole genome shotgun sequence includes these protein-coding regions:
- the LOC125527888 gene encoding uncharacterized protein LOC125527888, whose protein sequence is SNEGYDVVNELFSWQPIRGRGPLGLKLTKTPALLELIQKKLTLTSKGKGKQTTCDVQTISTAIQGRKPRSQKLQASNFQASSLRIGDWEWKSIYEGDIVAKFYISKNKLAWEILHEGLKSKIEIKCSDICALRITCPKDLPGMLDIMVSAVPQFFIETNPQPRRSTRWLATTDFTGGQASTHSRHVLQCGPGIMDKHIENLLHKDQRLYLLSQSTENSYRSNYDNLFETGQTRQSLPLQPMPTGTMTLGLNDSGALQGVHFQSSGQRAPLKEDMLNWKYFLGTPLGSQPTSMSNSNAGIMYSNSGNRFDNHISSWNLSPSADYSSLREMYDLNGSHTLLPSNSNLSSETMTLEQLRENLLSDNEIVNVVDEEDLMSM